One Halobacterium zhouii genomic region harbors:
- a CDS encoding valine--tRNA ligase: MTELPDSYDPDRIESEWQADWQDSDVYEFDPSESDTQYIVDTPPPYPTGNLHIGNALGWCYMDFVARFRRLQGDAVLFPQGWDCHGLPTEVKVEENHGIHRTDVSRQEFREMCVEHTDEQIASMKQTMQELGFSQDWNAEFRTMDPEYWGKTQRSFVEMAGSDAGTDGEQTDEGWVYRDEHPVNWCPRCETAIADAEVENIDREGTLYYVTFPGVGNDDIEIATTRPELLAACVGMAVSPDDERFEGRVGDTFEVPLFGQEVELIADDDVDPEFGTGAVMICTFGDKQDVDWWAEYDLDLRPVFTEDGHLGDLAGEFAGLSIDEAKGEIAEALDDEGYLNDTEPIEQSVGACWRCDTPIEILSKEQWFVEVDQDLVLSKAEEVEWVPEHMHDRLVDWTENMEWDWVISRQRVFATPIPAWECDDCGHWHIASTDEVPVDPTEESPAVGDCPECGGSSWTGETDVMDTWMDSSITPLHISGWPEEIDAEEFEPVSLRPQGHDIIRTWAFYTLLRTGALTDEKPWEDVLINGMVFGEDGNKMSKSRGNVVSPTEVVEEHSADAFRQAMALGGQPGSDVQFQWKEAKSASRFLTKLWNIAKFAGGHFDERTADVQNPAYRDADRWLLSELTRVTEEVETEMENYRFDSALRTLREFAWEDLADDYVELVKGRLYNGRPGERAAAEHTLYVAITSVLRMLSPFSPHATEEIWHALPGTEGSVHEAEWPTVDMLDEDAESAGEHITETASAIRAWKSERGMALNADLERVELYFENGDAALDTYDLSEAVNAPIKLVDGRPDVELVPVDADADDAKVGPEFRSDAGLVFQALEETDPAEIQAQMHSGDTVTVEADGQSFDLDADWLTIEEEYRAQSGEEVEVLETAFGTILVYE, encoded by the coding sequence ATGACAGAGTTACCGGACAGCTACGACCCCGACCGCATCGAATCCGAGTGGCAGGCCGACTGGCAGGACAGCGACGTCTACGAGTTCGACCCGAGCGAGTCCGACACCCAGTACATCGTCGACACCCCACCGCCGTACCCGACCGGAAATCTCCACATCGGGAACGCGCTGGGCTGGTGTTACATGGACTTCGTCGCACGATTCCGCCGCCTCCAGGGCGACGCCGTGCTGTTCCCGCAGGGGTGGGACTGCCACGGCCTCCCGACCGAGGTGAAAGTCGAGGAGAACCACGGCATCCACCGCACGGACGTCTCCCGGCAGGAGTTCCGCGAGATGTGCGTCGAGCACACCGACGAACAGATCGCGTCGATGAAACAGACGATGCAGGAACTCGGCTTCTCTCAGGACTGGAACGCGGAGTTCCGCACGATGGACCCCGAGTACTGGGGAAAGACCCAGCGCTCGTTCGTGGAGATGGCCGGGAGCGACGCGGGAACCGACGGTGAGCAGACCGACGAAGGCTGGGTGTACCGGGACGAACACCCCGTGAACTGGTGTCCGCGTTGCGAGACCGCCATCGCGGACGCCGAGGTCGAGAACATCGACCGCGAGGGTACGCTGTACTACGTCACGTTCCCGGGAGTCGGCAACGACGACATCGAAATCGCGACCACGCGCCCGGAACTGCTCGCGGCGTGCGTCGGGATGGCCGTGAGTCCCGACGACGAACGCTTCGAGGGGCGAGTCGGCGACACCTTCGAGGTGCCGCTGTTCGGCCAGGAGGTCGAACTCATCGCGGACGACGACGTCGACCCCGAGTTCGGGACGGGCGCCGTCATGATCTGTACGTTCGGGGACAAACAGGACGTCGACTGGTGGGCCGAGTACGACCTCGACCTGCGCCCAGTGTTCACCGAGGACGGCCACCTCGGCGACCTCGCCGGCGAGTTCGCGGGCCTCTCCATCGACGAGGCGAAGGGCGAGATCGCCGAGGCCCTCGACGACGAGGGCTACCTGAACGACACCGAACCCATCGAACAGAGCGTCGGCGCGTGCTGGCGGTGTGACACCCCCATCGAGATCCTCTCGAAGGAACAGTGGTTCGTGGAGGTCGACCAGGACCTCGTGCTGTCGAAGGCCGAGGAGGTCGAGTGGGTTCCCGAGCACATGCACGACCGCCTCGTCGACTGGACCGAGAACATGGAGTGGGACTGGGTCATCTCCCGGCAGCGCGTGTTCGCCACGCCGATTCCCGCCTGGGAGTGCGACGACTGTGGCCACTGGCACATTGCGAGCACCGACGAGGTGCCCGTCGACCCGACCGAGGAGTCGCCCGCAGTCGGCGACTGCCCGGAGTGCGGGGGGTCGTCGTGGACCGGCGAAACGGACGTCATGGACACCTGGATGGACTCCTCGATCACGCCGCTGCACATCTCCGGGTGGCCCGAGGAGATCGACGCCGAGGAGTTCGAACCCGTCAGCCTGCGCCCGCAGGGCCACGACATCATCCGCACGTGGGCGTTCTACACGCTACTCCGCACGGGCGCGCTCACCGACGAGAAGCCCTGGGAGGACGTCCTCATCAACGGGATGGTGTTCGGCGAGGACGGCAACAAGATGAGCAAGTCCCGCGGGAACGTGGTCTCCCCAACGGAGGTCGTCGAGGAACACTCCGCGGATGCGTTCCGGCAGGCGATGGCGCTGGGCGGCCAACCCGGCAGCGACGTCCAGTTCCAGTGGAAGGAGGCCAAGTCCGCCTCGCGGTTCCTGACGAAGCTCTGGAACATCGCGAAGTTCGCTGGCGGCCACTTCGACGAGCGCACCGCGGACGTCCAGAATCCGGCGTACCGGGACGCCGACCGGTGGCTGCTCTCGGAGTTGACGCGCGTCACCGAGGAGGTCGAGACCGAGATGGAGAACTACCGGTTCGACAGCGCGCTGCGAACGCTCCGTGAGTTCGCGTGGGAGGACCTCGCCGACGACTACGTCGAACTCGTGAAGGGGCGCCTGTACAACGGCCGCCCGGGCGAGCGCGCCGCCGCCGAACACACACTGTACGTCGCCATCACGTCGGTGCTGCGGATGCTCTCGCCGTTCAGCCCGCACGCCACCGAGGAGATCTGGCACGCGCTCCCCGGCACCGAGGGGAGCGTCCACGAGGCGGAGTGGCCCACCGTCGACATGCTCGACGAGGACGCCGAGAGCGCCGGCGAGCACATCACCGAGACCGCGAGCGCGATCCGCGCGTGGAAGTCCGAGCGCGGCATGGCGCTGAACGCCGACCTCGAGCGCGTCGAATTGTACTTCGAGAACGGCGACGCCGCCCTCGACACGTACGACCTGAGCGAGGCCGTCAACGCCCCGATCAAACTCGTGGACGGTCGCCCGGACGTGGAACTCGTCCCGGTCGACGCGGACGCCGACGACGCGAAGGTCGGCCCCGAGTTCCGGAGCGACGCCGG
- a CDS encoding ABC transporter substrate-binding protein yields the protein MRRRSFLKAGGSAAAAGLLAGCTSPVSNTGNGGDTYTVSMTPMGDVEFSGVPEKAAVYCSGYADMLVALGHGDAIASIGQKARYHTDGYDELDGVSVDKSSMVDLVQRGVSRETFLDIGADVNVVDPNWLTNVFDLNQDDVDQIAERTGPFFGNTIFRRTDAWHDYDYYTMYGAFEKVAQAFKETDRYESFKSFHDDTIQSISADLPSERPGAALVWGGSNQPTSFSPYLLSGQGANKKAFHDLGVSDALAEADVQALSTGNRSKIDYETLLDVDPDALFVRGHEEKTRQEFLDTVVSFMQDHETASRLTAVENGKVFRGGPIYLGPIQHLFLTERFATNLYPDTYSGELFDRSELASIITS from the coding sequence ATGCGCCGACGAAGTTTCCTCAAGGCCGGCGGCTCCGCGGCCGCCGCAGGACTGCTCGCAGGCTGTACCAGCCCCGTCTCGAACACCGGCAACGGCGGCGACACGTACACCGTCTCGATGACGCCGATGGGCGACGTCGAGTTCTCCGGCGTCCCCGAGAAGGCGGCGGTGTACTGTTCGGGGTACGCGGACATGCTCGTCGCGCTCGGCCACGGCGACGCCATCGCGTCTATCGGCCAGAAAGCCCGCTACCACACCGACGGCTACGACGAACTCGACGGCGTCAGCGTCGACAAATCCAGCATGGTCGACCTCGTCCAGCGCGGCGTCTCCCGGGAGACGTTCCTCGACATCGGCGCCGACGTCAACGTCGTCGACCCGAACTGGCTCACGAACGTCTTCGACCTGAACCAGGACGACGTCGACCAGATCGCAGAACGCACCGGTCCGTTCTTCGGAAACACCATCTTCCGGCGCACGGATGCGTGGCACGACTACGACTACTACACGATGTACGGCGCCTTCGAGAAGGTCGCGCAGGCGTTCAAGGAGACCGACCGCTACGAGTCGTTCAAGTCGTTCCACGACGACACCATCCAGTCCATCTCAGCGGACCTCCCCAGCGAGCGCCCGGGCGCCGCGCTCGTCTGGGGCGGTTCGAACCAGCCTACCTCCTTCTCCCCGTACCTGCTCAGCGGCCAGGGCGCGAACAAGAAGGCGTTCCACGACCTCGGCGTCTCCGACGCGCTCGCCGAAGCCGACGTGCAGGCGCTCAGCACGGGTAACCGCTCGAAGATCGACTACGAGACACTCCTCGACGTCGACCCCGACGCCCTGTTCGTGCGCGGCCACGAGGAAAAGACCCGCCAGGAGTTCCTCGACACCGTCGTCTCGTTCATGCAGGACCACGAGACGGCGAGCCGACTCACCGCCGTCGAGAACGGGAAGGTGTTCCGCGGCGGCCCCATCTACCTCGGCCCCATCCAGCACCTCTTCCTGACCGAGCGCTTCGCGACCAACCTCTACCCCGACACGTACTCCGGGGAACTGTTCGACCGGAGCG